One Kaistella polysaccharea DNA segment encodes these proteins:
- the murI gene encoding glutamate racemase, with amino-acid sequence MKTSKPDFSHLSADQPIGIFDSGVGGLTIAKEIKRLLPHENLIYFGDTKHLPYGEKSREAIVGYATRITDFLLEKNCKAIVIACNSATANALKEVLDLVNNRVPVIDVINPVAEKVSYEIHNNVGVIATKATVNSGLYRKTIRKHNKFIKVDELATPLLVPAIEEGFKNHPVTHAIVYNYLSNKKLKNIETLILGCTHYPLLLNEIKQFYGNRVRVIDSPSIVANQVKVILEKHHLLHQENSNPTYQFYLSDITKNFEKISRKFFGNAIDLELKVL; translated from the coding sequence TTGAAAACTTCGAAACCCGATTTCAGTCATCTCTCGGCGGACCAGCCGATCGGAATTTTTGATTCCGGTGTGGGCGGATTAACCATTGCGAAAGAAATAAAGAGGCTTTTGCCCCATGAAAATCTTATTTATTTCGGCGATACCAAACACTTGCCCTACGGCGAAAAGTCCCGGGAAGCCATCGTGGGATATGCTACCCGAATTACCGATTTTCTTCTGGAAAAAAACTGCAAAGCCATTGTGATCGCCTGTAATTCTGCCACCGCGAACGCCTTAAAAGAAGTGCTGGACCTGGTGAACAACCGCGTTCCAGTAATCGATGTTATTAATCCCGTCGCTGAAAAAGTATCCTATGAAATTCACAATAATGTCGGGGTGATTGCAACCAAAGCAACCGTAAATTCTGGATTGTACCGGAAAACCATCCGCAAGCATAATAAATTTATTAAAGTTGATGAACTTGCTACGCCACTTTTAGTTCCGGCCATTGAGGAAGGTTTTAAAAATCACCCGGTTACGCACGCCATCGTTTATAATTATCTGAGCAACAAAAAATTAAAAAATATTGAAACCTTAATTCTAGGTTGCACGCATTATCCCTTGCTTTTAAATGAAATTAAACAGTTTTATGGAAATCGGGTGCGCGTTATCGATTCCCCGAGTATTGTGGCGAATCAGGTAAAAGTAATTCTCGAAAAACACCATTTATTGCATCAGGAAAATAGCAATCCGACCTATCAATTTTATCTGTCGGACATTACGAAGAACTTCGAGAAAATCTCCCGGAAATTTTTTGGAAATGCGATTGATTTGGAACTTAAAGTACTTTAA
- a CDS encoding RsmD family RNA methyltransferase, whose product MYRIISGQWKAKRISAPKNFDVRPTTDFAKEALFSILENRYRLDFASISVLDLFAGIGSLSLEFASRACSDVTSVEMNPKHAAFINSTAAELDMSLQISAQRADVFEYLKKNRNRKTYDLIVADPPFETEENKYQELISLILNNNYLKEEGVFILEHQSRTKLQHPNLTDTRRYGNVSFSFFKPNDRVIVEIESEVSPDLEK is encoded by the coding sequence ATGTACAGAATAATCAGTGGCCAGTGGAAAGCCAAAAGAATTTCCGCTCCGAAAAACTTCGATGTAAGACCGACAACTGATTTTGCAAAAGAAGCTTTGTTCAGCATTCTGGAAAACCGATATCGTTTGGATTTTGCATCGATTTCTGTGTTGGATCTTTTTGCGGGCATTGGATCTTTGAGCCTGGAATTTGCTTCCCGCGCCTGCAGTGATGTGACATCGGTTGAGATGAATCCCAAACATGCGGCATTCATCAATTCTACAGCTGCGGAACTTGACATGAGTTTACAGATTAGCGCGCAGCGCGCAGATGTTTTTGAATATTTAAAGAAAAATCGCAACCGCAAAACCTATGATTTGATCGTTGCAGATCCGCCCTTCGAAACGGAAGAAAATAAATATCAGGAATTAATTTCCCTGATTTTGAACAACAATTACCTGAAAGAAGAAGGTGTCTTTATTCTGGAACATCAAAGCCGCACAAAACTGCAGCATCCTAATTTAACCGACACCCGAAGATACGGAAACGTGAGTTTTTCCTTCTTTAAACCGAATGATAGGGTTATCGTAGAAATAGAAAGTGAAGTTTCTCCTGACTTGGAAAAATAA
- a CDS encoding DUF3822 family protein — protein MEHLKLLFTKDGVQYQISRQKTVIKEEIFICGEENPEEFCTDHLSKILEHQTFKEVSVISALNHFTMMPEGFANHDAGFDLISYNAPVERNNEELMLAVNKKYGVQFYYAFPKIFYHPIKNLALPTKFNFSGEEFLSRISVKNQKEIHINLYHHQCEFFAMDRKKVILYNNLDVNSEVDFLYFIMFTLSKIGFAIDETQFFVYGETTENETFISELKKFVKKIKINFDNIPQKNFILNGR, from the coding sequence ATGGAACATCTTAAATTACTTTTCACCAAAGACGGTGTACAATATCAGATCAGCCGCCAAAAAACGGTCATTAAGGAAGAAATTTTTATCTGCGGAGAAGAAAACCCAGAAGAATTTTGTACAGATCACCTTTCGAAGATTCTGGAGCACCAGACTTTTAAAGAAGTCAGCGTGATTTCTGCGCTCAATCATTTCACCATGATGCCTGAAGGTTTTGCAAATCACGACGCAGGTTTTGATTTAATTTCCTACAACGCGCCCGTAGAAAGAAACAACGAAGAGCTCATGCTCGCGGTTAATAAAAAATATGGCGTGCAGTTTTACTATGCTTTCCCGAAGATTTTTTATCATCCCATTAAAAATCTCGCGCTTCCCACGAAATTTAATTTTTCTGGTGAGGAATTTCTAAGTCGGATTTCGGTGAAAAATCAGAAGGAAATTCACATCAATCTCTATCATCATCAATGTGAATTTTTTGCAATGGATCGAAAGAAAGTGATTCTTTATAATAATTTGGACGTCAACTCCGAAGTTGATTTTCTCTATTTCATCATGTTTACTTTAAGTAAAATTGGATTTGCAATCGACGAAACTCAGTTTTTTGTGTATGGGGAAACCACCGAAAATGAAACCTTTATTTCTGAGCTAAAAAAATTCGTGAAGAAAATAAAAATTAATTTTGATAATATTCCGCAGAAGAATTTTATACTTAATGGGCGGTGA
- a CDS encoding DUF6370 family protein: MKKVIFMFLLIFSVSIFAQKVQNQTVDAACGMCQFKVKSDKGCAMSVKINEKVYHVEGLDKKTFGDAHAEEGYCKVIKKAIVSGEIKKGKFYATSFKYVD, encoded by the coding sequence ATGAAAAAGGTTATTTTTATGTTTTTACTGATTTTTTCAGTCAGTATTTTTGCTCAAAAAGTTCAAAATCAAACGGTGGATGCGGCGTGCGGAATGTGCCAGTTTAAAGTAAAATCCGATAAAGGTTGTGCGATGTCCGTTAAGATCAATGAAAAAGTTTACCATGTAGAAGGACTGGATAAAAAAACTTTTGGTGATGCACATGCAGAAGAGGGCTACTGCAAAGTGATAAAAAAAGCGATCGTCAGCGGCGAAATCAAAAAAGGAAAATTTTACGCGACCAGTTTTAAGTATGTAGATTAA
- a CDS encoding Smr/MutS family protein: MNIGDSVSVIDDNLKGKITSIQGNKVIIEDVHGFSYEYNASELVLQNAEIYHQIKTVQKVERSKPTSKKHDKSPFILDLHFEKVSKGSSKIDPFERLFLQKEKLLNTLDYCRKNNLKKLEIIHGIGDGVLQQMVYEVLESQANLEFHNKEILHHQSGTVLVYFR; this comes from the coding sequence ATGAATATTGGCGATTCCGTTTCTGTTATTGATGACAATCTGAAAGGAAAAATAACTTCTATTCAGGGAAATAAAGTGATTATCGAAGATGTACACGGCTTTTCCTACGAGTACAATGCCAGTGAGTTGGTCCTTCAAAACGCGGAAATTTACCACCAAATAAAAACCGTTCAAAAAGTGGAACGCTCAAAACCCACGTCTAAAAAGCACGATAAAAGTCCCTTCATTCTCGACCTTCATTTTGAGAAGGTCTCCAAAGGTTCCAGTAAAATTGATCCTTTCGAAAGGTTGTTTTTGCAGAAGGAAAAATTGCTCAACACGCTGGACTATTGCCGCAAAAATAATCTAAAAAAACTTGAAATCATTCACGGAATTGGAGACGGCGTTCTGCAGCAAATGGTTTATGAAGTGTTGGAAAGTCAAGCAAATCTGGAGTTTCACAACAAAGAAATACTGCACCATCAGTCGGGTACAGTATTGGTTTATTTTCGATAA
- the glyA gene encoding serine hydroxymethyltransferase — translation MDPIFDLIEQERQRQTHGVELIASENFVSENVMKAVGSVLTNKYAEGYPGKRYYGGCEVVDEVETLAIERAKELFGVDYANVQPHSGSQANAAIYLSIMKPGDKMLGLDLSMGGHLTHGSFVNFSGIQYDAHFYGVERESGLIDYDAMRQKALEVKPKMIIAGYSAYSRDLDFKKFREVADEVGATLWADIAHPAGLIAKGLLSSPFEHCHVVTTTTHKTLRGPRGGLIMMGKDFENTYGHKTPKGDIKMMSQVLDSAVFPGIQGGPLEHVIAGKAVAFAEAIDDKFLVYMKQVVANARALAKAMMDNGFDIVSGGTDNHLMLVDLRNKNVNGKETEKALVKADITCNKNMVPFDDKSAFTTSGIRLGTAAITTRGLKEADMEVLAGLINEVVMNINDENVISGVRKKVKEMMEGKALFNY, via the coding sequence ATGGATCCTATTTTTGACCTTATTGAGCAGGAAAGACAAAGACAAACGCATGGCGTAGAATTAATTGCGTCGGAGAATTTTGTTTCTGAAAATGTAATGAAAGCGGTCGGCAGTGTTTTGACCAATAAATATGCAGAAGGTTATCCGGGTAAAAGATACTATGGTGGATGTGAAGTGGTGGATGAAGTGGAGACTTTGGCCATTGAGCGCGCTAAAGAGCTTTTCGGTGTGGATTACGCCAATGTTCAGCCTCATTCTGGGTCTCAAGCCAATGCCGCGATTTATCTGTCTATCATGAAGCCGGGTGACAAAATGCTGGGACTTGATTTATCCATGGGCGGGCATTTAACGCACGGATCGTTTGTGAATTTTTCTGGAATTCAGTACGATGCACATTTTTATGGTGTAGAGCGCGAAAGTGGTTTGATTGATTATGATGCAATGCGTCAGAAAGCTTTGGAGGTAAAACCCAAAATGATTATTGCTGGTTATTCGGCGTATTCACGGGATCTCGACTTTAAGAAATTCCGAGAAGTAGCAGATGAAGTAGGGGCCACTTTGTGGGCAGATATTGCGCATCCAGCGGGTTTAATAGCCAAAGGATTGCTCAGTTCTCCGTTCGAACATTGTCATGTGGTGACAACTACGACGCACAAAACATTGCGTGGTCCGAGAGGCGGTCTTATTATGATGGGCAAAGATTTTGAAAATACCTACGGTCACAAAACACCGAAAGGCGATATCAAAATGATGAGTCAGGTGTTAGACAGTGCAGTATTTCCTGGAATTCAAGGTGGTCCTCTGGAGCATGTAATTGCTGGAAAAGCTGTTGCATTTGCGGAAGCAATTGATGATAAATTCCTGGTGTATATGAAACAGGTTGTTGCCAACGCGCGTGCTTTGGCGAAAGCGATGATGGATAATGGATTCGACATTGTAAGTGGTGGGACGGATAATCATTTGATGTTGGTAGATCTTCGGAATAAAAATGTGAATGGTAAAGAAACCGAAAAAGCGCTTGTTAAGGCGGATATTACGTGTAATAAAAACATGGTTCCGTTTGATGATAAATCAGCGTTTACCACGTCTGGAATTCGTTTAGGAACTGCAGCCATTACAACGCGGGGTTTAAAAGAAGCCGATATGGAAGTACTTGCGGGTTTAATTAATGAAGTTGTCATGAACATCAATGATGAAAATGTTATTTCAGGTGTTCGCAAAAAAGTGAAGGAAATGATGGAAGGGAAGGCGCTGTTTAATTATTAA
- a CDS encoding regulatory protein RecX, translated as MVNYCVYQDRCHQEVEQKMRDFLLVPEAKEEILLYLMRENYLSEERFTRSYIRGKFYIKSWGRNKIRNHLKFKDVPEKLINSCFDEIDDEDYHKTLKKLWHDYYCKLKGLQDYQKKSKSIKYLIGKGYEYEQILESLNED; from the coding sequence ATGGTGAACTACTGCGTTTATCAGGACAGATGTCATCAGGAAGTGGAGCAGAAAATGCGCGATTTTTTACTGGTGCCAGAAGCAAAAGAAGAAATTCTTCTTTATTTAATGAGGGAAAATTATCTGAGTGAAGAGCGTTTTACGCGAAGTTATATTCGTGGCAAATTTTATATAAAATCCTGGGGGCGAAATAAAATCCGCAATCATTTAAAATTTAAGGACGTGCCGGAGAAATTGATTAACAGTTGTTTCGATGAAATTGATGACGAGGATTATCATAAAACTTTAAAAAAACTCTGGCATGATTATTATTGCAAGCTGAAAGGATTGCAGGACTATCAGAAAAAATCAAAATCTATAAAATATCTTATAGGTAAAGGATATGAGTATGAGCAGATTTTAGAGTCTTTGAATGAGGATTGA
- a CDS encoding outer membrane beta-barrel protein, producing MKKINTLIALVLFITLSAQNSGAVRYGVTGNFHRGSIVNVHDVSTGSYGGTLGLLAEIPIMKSDVTGGEYLFLVPMVEYSMQGENAKADVARYGRQKFHHDYIGAQLYVKYFFHPGNNLSDYFIFAGPRIEFLVREDRQVSALYDADYFKYNHDDVLNNFGFGISVGAGARITDDLEAVLRFDRGFTKVYPNNTNGVTYNRQLSVGVNYYFRNNR from the coding sequence ATGAAGAAAATAAATACATTAATTGCCCTTGTGCTTTTTATAACCTTAAGTGCACAAAACAGTGGTGCAGTGCGATACGGCGTAACCGGAAATTTTCATAGAGGTTCAATTGTGAATGTTCACGATGTCTCAACAGGAAGTTACGGTGGAACTTTAGGTCTTTTGGCAGAAATCCCAATTATGAAAAGTGACGTTACAGGGGGGGAATATCTTTTCCTTGTCCCGATGGTTGAATACAGCATGCAGGGAGAAAATGCGAAAGCAGATGTAGCAAGATACGGCCGACAAAAATTTCACCATGACTATATTGGTGCACAATTATATGTAAAATATTTTTTCCATCCCGGAAATAACTTAAGTGATTATTTCATTTTTGCAGGACCTCGAATCGAATTTTTAGTTCGCGAAGACCGTCAGGTAAGCGCTTTATATGACGCAGATTATTTCAAATATAATCATGATGATGTATTGAATAATTTTGGATTCGGTATTTCTGTAGGAGCTGGTGCACGTATTACCGATGATTTAGAAGCGGTTTTGCGTTTCGACCGTGGTTTTACCAAAGTATATCCTAACAATACCAATGGCGTTACATATAACCGTCAATTAAGTGTTGGTGTAAACTATTATTTCAGAAATAATAGATAA
- a CDS encoding polysaccharide biosynthesis/export family protein codes for MVTITLANFNFSVLGEVKSPGQKTSTTEKLNLFQALALAGDTTYDANKTNIKLIRYSEADEKDKVISLDLSEASIVNSPYYYLQQNDILYVEPDRNKQVAVKTNSAADQWIRYGGVALGLVTLIISLTR; via the coding sequence ATGGTCACAATCACGTTGGCAAATTTTAATTTCAGTGTTTTGGGCGAAGTAAAAAGTCCGGGTCAGAAAACGAGTACGACCGAAAAACTCAATCTATTTCAAGCCTTAGCTCTTGCAGGTGATACCACGTACGATGCGAACAAGACCAACATCAAATTAATTCGGTATTCCGAAGCAGACGAAAAAGACAAGGTTATTTCCCTGGATCTTTCGGAAGCTTCGATTGTGAACTCGCCTTATTATTATCTTCAGCAAAACGATATACTCTATGTAGAACCCGATCGCAACAAACAAGTTGCTGTGAAAACAAATTCAGCGGCTGATCAGTGGATTAGATACGGAGGTGTCGCATTAGGTCTTGTGACATTAATCATCAGTTTAACCCGTTAA
- a CDS encoding GumC family protein has protein sequence MELLENSAPSKRVQPINLKKEIGKYLKKWPWFLLSMAVFYTAAKIYLRYAEPQYYTTTSLKLQESKGNSSAALSDLKTLGVGVSGDNELQGEKTVIVSKPILAEVAKNLHLDVSFFSVGTIKETELYKDSPLSGRILSINNPDKFGGATYIINPIGNNSYKFENSDTVHRFGSPAKVSFGTIQIDGKPGMVSKTPVKVVFRSISNVVGSLESNINVSLPPEKGLLMELSYVGPVPQKSEDILDELSKQYIIDGVNDKNQEAQNTQNFINDRLAIITEDLSGIEGEKEKFKRTNQITDLEAQAGISLSNAEENTKAILTNTMQLDLINSVLTASAGSQLIPSGMGLPAGSESAIGEYNNLVITRNRVLKQATGENPAVIEMNKQIASLKNLIRQNLLESRETLQLQLAQAKGQLNIAKGNISKFPTQEKIFRSIDRQQTLKEQLYLYLLQKREENAITLAVTAPKAKIVNPAFTTGVVKPNRQQIVYGALAAGFLLPLLLFVGANVLDTKVHSKQQVLAQIPDASVIAEIPFHKEENAMVHPNDFSVFAESFRILSSNLKYMLRAKELDRGGVILVTSSVKGEGKTTISMNLALTLAGKSSVIIVGADIRNPQLHRFIEGENVGLTDYLVSDKTDASSYIIPSRVNENLDVLFSGQIAPNPNDLLDMVKFDELIDQLKGQYDYVVVDSAPVMLVSDTLHLVENSDVVLYALKSDFTEKEMINFADGFQTENGIKNMAFVLNGVKPENTRYGKRYGYGYYSYTHEEQLPWYKRFF, from the coding sequence ATGGAACTTCTTGAAAATTCTGCACCTTCAAAGCGGGTTCAGCCCATTAATCTCAAAAAGGAAATCGGCAAATACTTAAAGAAATGGCCTTGGTTTCTTTTAAGCATGGCGGTATTTTATACGGCTGCTAAAATATATCTGCGGTATGCAGAACCTCAGTATTATACTACCACTTCGCTTAAACTTCAGGAATCCAAAGGCAATAGCTCTGCGGCGTTGAGTGATTTAAAAACGCTGGGTGTTGGAGTGAGTGGTGACAATGAATTGCAAGGGGAGAAAACGGTCATTGTATCCAAGCCAATTTTGGCAGAAGTGGCAAAAAACCTTCATCTTGATGTCAGTTTTTTCAGTGTAGGAACCATCAAAGAAACTGAATTGTATAAAGATTCGCCGTTATCGGGCAGAATCCTTTCCATTAATAATCCAGACAAATTTGGCGGCGCAACTTATATTATCAACCCAATTGGCAATAATTCCTATAAATTTGAAAATTCTGATACCGTTCATCGCTTTGGTTCGCCCGCAAAAGTAAGTTTTGGTACGATTCAGATTGATGGGAAACCCGGTATGGTTTCTAAAACTCCTGTTAAAGTGGTGTTTCGGTCGATTAGTAATGTAGTGGGCAGTTTAGAAAGTAATATTAATGTCAGCTTACCACCGGAAAAAGGTTTGTTGATGGAGCTTTCCTACGTTGGTCCTGTTCCCCAGAAATCAGAAGATATTTTGGATGAACTGTCAAAACAGTATATTATCGATGGCGTTAATGATAAAAACCAGGAAGCCCAAAATACTCAGAATTTCATTAACGATCGTCTGGCGATTATTACGGAAGACCTTTCCGGAATAGAAGGAGAAAAAGAAAAATTCAAACGGACCAATCAGATTACCGATCTGGAAGCACAGGCTGGCATATCCTTATCAAATGCAGAGGAAAACACGAAGGCCATCTTAACCAACACCATGCAGTTGGATCTTATCAATTCAGTCTTAACAGCCAGTGCCGGCAGTCAGCTTATTCCGTCCGGAATGGGACTTCCTGCGGGGTCTGAAAGTGCAATCGGCGAGTACAATAACCTCGTCATCACACGCAACAGGGTTTTAAAGCAGGCAACGGGAGAAAATCCAGCGGTCATCGAAATGAATAAGCAGATTGCGTCTCTCAAGAATTTAATCCGTCAGAATTTATTGGAATCAAGGGAAACTTTGCAGCTGCAACTGGCACAGGCTAAGGGCCAATTGAATATTGCAAAAGGAAACATCAGCAAATTCCCAACGCAGGAAAAAATATTTAGAAGCATTGATCGGCAACAAACTTTAAAAGAACAATTGTATCTCTATCTTTTGCAAAAAAGAGAGGAAAATGCGATAACCCTTGCGGTAACTGCTCCAAAGGCAAAAATTGTGAATCCCGCTTTTACTACAGGTGTGGTGAAACCGAACCGTCAACAGATTGTCTACGGCGCTTTGGCAGCCGGTTTTCTTTTGCCACTTCTCCTCTTCGTAGGAGCTAATGTTCTGGACACCAAAGTACATTCTAAACAACAGGTTTTAGCTCAAATCCCAGATGCGTCCGTCATTGCAGAAATTCCTTTTCACAAGGAAGAAAATGCCATGGTGCATCCTAATGATTTTTCTGTTTTCGCAGAATCCTTCCGTATATTGTCTTCCAACCTCAAGTATATGTTGCGGGCAAAAGAATTGGACCGGGGCGGCGTTATATTGGTGACTTCTTCCGTAAAAGGAGAAGGAAAAACGACCATTTCGATGAACCTCGCTTTGACGCTTGCTGGTAAAAGCAGCGTAATTATTGTGGGTGCTGATATTCGTAATCCTCAGCTGCACCGCTTTATTGAAGGCGAAAATGTCGGTCTGACAGATTATTTAGTTTCCGACAAGACTGATGCCTCCTCCTATATCATTCCTTCCAGAGTGAATGAAAATTTAGATGTTTTATTCAGCGGTCAGATTGCACCCAATCCGAACGATCTTTTAGACATGGTAAAATTTGATGAACTCATTGACCAGTTGAAAGGGCAATACGACTATGTTGTTGTTGATTCCGCGCCGGTCATGTTGGTGAGTGATACCTTGCACCTCGTTGAAAATTCAGATGTTGTGCTTTATGCCTTAAAATCTGATTTTACCGAGAAAGAAATGATCAATTTTGCGGATGGTTTTCAAACCGAAAACGGTATCAAAAATATGGCTTTTGTTCTCAATGGGGTCAAGCCAGAAAATACCCGTTACGGTAAAAGATATGGCTACGGCTATTATTCCTACACGCACGAGGAGCAACTGCCTTGGTATAAGCGGTTTTTCTAA
- a CDS encoding glycosyltransferase codes for MKAIPKISVLIAHYNSGKYFEQAFESLQRQTELNWEAIIIDDASTDGSLALVKTLIKNDRRFTIIENATNVGCASTLKTAIETSTAPLFARLDPDDTLMPNALEKSIRAHEKFSEVGLVYSNHLVCDENLKIQKVHQCKQITDLTTEDSFLYHGEIAQFASFKREFFDRTAGVHTFNKRAEDVDMYLKMCEVAAVFHLDETLYNYRIRPNSLRQFENAERTKFWYWVAAIKMAERRNLNIEDFFVKHCARRTELQVYLEREARLMKMIEGNIFLKTAFNLGQKLRLFEADKILEMK; via the coding sequence ATGAAAGCGATACCAAAGATATCCGTGCTTATTGCACATTATAATTCGGGGAAATATTTTGAGCAAGCCTTTGAAAGCCTTCAACGTCAAACAGAGTTAAATTGGGAAGCCATCATTATTGATGATGCTTCAACTGATGGCAGCCTTGCATTAGTCAAAACTTTAATTAAGAACGATCGTCGCTTTACGATCATTGAAAATGCGACTAATGTAGGTTGTGCTTCCACACTGAAAACGGCAATTGAAACTTCCACCGCGCCACTTTTCGCAAGGCTCGATCCCGACGATACCTTAATGCCCAATGCGCTCGAAAAATCAATACGGGCACATGAAAAATTCTCGGAAGTAGGATTGGTATATTCCAATCATCTCGTTTGCGACGAAAATCTAAAAATTCAAAAAGTTCATCAATGTAAGCAGATCACCGACCTCACCACCGAAGATTCTTTTCTTTATCACGGTGAAATTGCTCAGTTTGCGTCTTTCAAACGAGAATTTTTTGATCGCACTGCTGGAGTGCATACCTTTAATAAACGCGCAGAAGATGTGGACATGTATCTGAAAATGTGTGAGGTTGCCGCTGTATTTCATCTGGATGAGACGCTTTATAATTATCGAATACGACCCAACAGTCTCCGGCAGTTCGAAAATGCCGAACGGACCAAATTTTGGTATTGGGTGGCTGCAATAAAAATGGCTGAGCGTCGGAATTTGAATATAGAAGATTTTTTTGTAAAACACTGTGCGAGAAGAACTGAACTTCAAGTGTATCTCGAGCGTGAAGCACGTTTAATGAAAATGATAGAGGGAAATATCTTTTTAAAGACAGCGTTTAATCTCGGGCAGAAACTAAGACTATTTGAGGCGGATAAAATTTTAGAAATGAAATAA
- a CDS encoding acyltransferase: MKYKKGVLFQTSWKFFAYQNTVITISKIARINIKNSFHFFERWTSKDPFFSLFYMGDNSSFYVEGAFIIYTGSRVYINKGATLNLGSGYINNNLNLSCFENITRGNNVAISENVTIRDSDNHTILDGRHVKTQPVTIGNNVWIGANVTILKGVHIGDGSIIAAGSVVTANIPVNVLAAGVRAHVIRTNVRWE, encoded by the coding sequence ATGAAATATAAAAAAGGGGTTTTATTCCAAACCAGTTGGAAATTCTTTGCGTATCAGAACACTGTAATTACTATTTCAAAGATTGCACGCATCAATATTAAGAATAGTTTTCACTTTTTCGAACGGTGGACCTCTAAGGATCCTTTTTTTTCGCTATTTTACATGGGTGATAATTCTTCCTTTTACGTTGAAGGTGCATTCATAATTTATACGGGCAGTAGAGTTTATATCAACAAGGGAGCAACACTGAACTTGGGCAGCGGTTACATCAACAATAATTTGAATTTATCCTGTTTTGAGAACATAACTAGAGGAAATAATGTGGCAATTTCTGAAAATGTTACGATCAGGGACTCAGATAATCATACCATTCTTGATGGAAGACATGTGAAGACCCAACCAGTTACAATAGGAAACAACGTATGGATCGGCGCTAATGTTACCATTTTAAAAGGCGTGCATATTGGCGATGGAAGCATTATTGCTGCGGGGTCTGTTGTAACTGCGAATATTCCGGTTAATGTTCTCGCTGCTGGGGTGCGCGCGCACGTAATTCGAACAAATGTTAGGTGGGAATAA
- a CDS encoding glycosyltransferase family 2 protein: MKPAISILIANYNNGHYFKDAFESLIQQTIQKWEAIVIDDASTDNSVEVIKQLIVGDHRFQFYQNSENVGYQKTIARAISLSRAEIFGRLDPDDSLTAYALEISLNQHHQNPQAGLVYSDNHAVDADLSLLWQHNCEQIEDLNEKYYNLRGEVAHFATFKKSLYLLTSGIDPFIRRAEDKDIYMKMCEVAPVVHIPTVLYKHRQLEGSLSTNANQYKAEFWHWVALIKMMDRRNVDLEEIFIKNFVDRRILEKVMSQREKQNRWFKDNWVIRTLGQAFGKTF, from the coding sequence ATGAAGCCAGCGATTTCGATATTGATAGCAAATTACAACAATGGGCACTATTTTAAGGACGCTTTTGAGAGCCTTATTCAGCAGACGATCCAAAAATGGGAAGCTATTGTAATAGATGATGCTTCAACTGATAATTCTGTCGAAGTTATAAAGCAACTTATTGTTGGGGATCATCGTTTTCAGTTTTATCAGAATTCCGAAAATGTAGGGTATCAGAAAACAATTGCACGTGCGATTAGCCTATCCAGGGCAGAAATATTCGGCCGTTTAGATCCTGATGATTCGCTTACTGCATATGCTCTTGAAATTTCCTTAAATCAACATCATCAAAATCCACAGGCGGGATTGGTGTATTCAGATAACCATGCAGTTGATGCAGACCTGTCTTTATTGTGGCAGCACAACTGTGAGCAAATCGAGGATTTGAATGAAAAATACTACAATCTAAGGGGTGAAGTCGCGCACTTCGCAACATTTAAAAAGTCTCTCTATCTTTTAACTTCTGGAATTGATCCTTTCATTCGTCGCGCAGAAGACAAAGATATTTATATGAAAATGTGCGAAGTAGCACCTGTTGTACACATTCCAACCGTGCTTTACAAACACAGGCAGCTAGAAGGAAGTCTGTCCACTAATGCAAACCAATACAAAGCGGAATTTTGGCACTGGGTAGCACTTATCAAGATGATGGATCGCCGAAATGTTGATTTGGAAGAAATTTTTATAAAAAATTTTGTGGATCGCCGAATTTTGGAAAAAGTCATGAGTCAGAGAGAAAAACAAAATAGATGGTTCAAGGACAACTGGGTGATACGTACATTGGGCCAGGCCTTCGGTAAAACATTTTAA